From the Gallaecimonas kandeliae genome, one window contains:
- the fadE gene encoding acyl-CoA dehydrogenase FadE — protein sequence MVLTLIWTLAVLGGGWALAYHRASLMTFTVATFAALILGSLFGGFSVWLWLLALLVLVPLNITSIRHNYISGPFLKLYRKIMPEMSSTEREAIEAGTTWWDGELFRGNPDWNKLHAYPKPHLSAEEQAFIDGPVEEVCRMVSDWETTHERADLAPEVWQYLKDNGFFAMIIKKEYGGLEFSAYAQSLVLQKLTGVSMVLSSTVGVPNSLGPGELLQHYGTKEQKDHYLPRLAKGLEIPCFALTSPEAGSDAGAIPDFGVVCKGQWEGKEVLGMKITWNKRYITLAPVATVLGLAFKLRDPDGLLGGEEELGITCALIPTSTPGCETGRRHFPLNVPFQNGPTRGNEVFVPIDYIIGGPKMAGQGWRMLVECLSVGRGITLPSNATGGIKSLAMASGAYARVRRQFRLPIGKMEGIQEPLARLGGNAYLMGATCELTTTGLDLGEKPSVITAIVKYHLTDRMQKGIIDAMDIHGGKGICMGPENYLARGYQGAPVAITVEGANILTRSMMIYGQGAIRCHPFVLAELEAAGLEDQKQALLAFDKAVFGHIGFAMSNFFRSLWLGLTGARFSASPFRDQTKRYYQQMNRFSANLALLSDVAMGVLGGELKRRERVSARLGDLLSQLYLASAALKRFNDEGRRKEDLPLLQWGVEDALYKLQDSLDELLRNFPNKWVGKALRLVIMPFGRPVSRPSDKLDYKVATLLQQPSDVRTRLGQSQYLTRVDNNVVGMLEQTLEDVLAVEPLFNKVAKATDPKRLFWRLDKVAEEGLDLGLISEEEAALLNRAEAGRLRAINVDDFDPLYLAANKELVQKERKAAGKAA from the coding sequence ATCGTGTTGACTCTCATATGGACTCTGGCGGTCCTCGGCGGTGGTTGGGCTCTGGCCTACCACAGGGCCTCCCTGATGACTTTTACCGTCGCGACCTTCGCGGCCCTGATCCTTGGCAGCCTCTTCGGCGGCTTCTCCGTCTGGCTGTGGCTGCTGGCCCTGCTGGTACTGGTGCCGCTGAACATCACCAGCATTCGCCACAACTACATCTCAGGTCCCTTCCTCAAGCTCTACCGCAAGATCATGCCGGAGATGTCCAGCACCGAGCGGGAAGCCATCGAAGCCGGCACCACCTGGTGGGACGGCGAGCTGTTCCGCGGCAATCCCGACTGGAACAAGCTGCACGCCTATCCCAAGCCGCACTTGAGTGCCGAAGAGCAGGCCTTTATCGACGGCCCCGTCGAAGAAGTCTGCCGCATGGTGTCCGACTGGGAAACCACCCATGAGCGCGCCGACCTGGCCCCGGAAGTCTGGCAATACCTCAAGGACAACGGCTTCTTCGCGATGATCATCAAGAAGGAGTACGGCGGCCTGGAGTTCTCCGCCTACGCCCAATCCCTGGTGCTACAGAAGCTGACCGGGGTTTCCATGGTGCTCTCCTCCACCGTCGGCGTGCCCAACTCCCTGGGCCCGGGTGAGCTGCTGCAGCACTACGGCACCAAGGAGCAGAAGGACCACTACCTGCCCCGCCTGGCCAAGGGCCTGGAGATCCCCTGTTTCGCCCTGACCAGCCCCGAAGCGGGCTCGGACGCCGGCGCCATCCCCGACTTCGGCGTGGTCTGCAAAGGCCAGTGGGAAGGCAAGGAAGTGCTGGGCATGAAGATCACCTGGAACAAGCGCTACATCACCCTGGCCCCGGTGGCCACAGTGCTGGGCCTGGCCTTCAAACTCCGTGACCCCGACGGCCTCTTGGGCGGCGAGGAAGAATTGGGCATCACCTGTGCCCTTATCCCCACCAGCACCCCAGGCTGCGAGACCGGCCGCCGTCACTTCCCGCTGAACGTGCCCTTCCAGAACGGCCCGACCCGCGGCAATGAGGTCTTCGTCCCCATCGACTACATCATCGGTGGCCCCAAGATGGCCGGCCAGGGCTGGCGCATGCTGGTCGAGTGCCTGTCCGTCGGCCGCGGCATCACCCTGCCCTCCAACGCCACCGGCGGCATCAAGTCCCTGGCCATGGCCTCCGGCGCCTATGCCCGAGTCCGCCGCCAGTTCCGCCTGCCCATCGGCAAGATGGAAGGCATCCAAGAGCCCCTGGCCCGCCTCGGCGGCAACGCCTACCTGATGGGCGCTACCTGTGAGCTGACCACCACCGGCCTCGACCTCGGCGAGAAGCCGTCCGTCATCACCGCCATCGTCAAGTACCACCTCACCGACCGCATGCAAAAAGGCATCATCGACGCCATGGACATCCACGGCGGCAAGGGCATCTGCATGGGTCCCGAGAACTACCTCGCCCGCGGTTACCAGGGCGCCCCCGTGGCCATCACTGTCGAAGGGGCCAACATCCTGACCCGCTCCATGATGATCTACGGCCAGGGTGCCATCCGCTGCCATCCCTTCGTGCTGGCCGAGCTGGAAGCCGCCGGCCTTGAAGATCAGAAGCAGGCGCTGCTGGCCTTCGACAAGGCCGTGTTTGGCCACATCGGCTTCGCCATGTCCAACTTCTTCCGCTCCCTGTGGCTGGGCCTGACCGGCGCGCGCTTCAGCGCAAGCCCCTTCAGGGACCAGACCAAGCGCTACTACCAGCAGATGAACCGCTTCAGCGCCAACCTGGCCCTGCTGTCCGACGTCGCCATGGGCGTGCTGGGCGGCGAGCTCAAGCGCCGCGAGCGTGTCTCGGCCCGCCTCGGCGACCTGCTGAGCCAGCTCTACCTGGCCTCTGCCGCCCTCAAGCGCTTCAACGACGAAGGCCGCCGCAAGGAAGATCTGCCGCTGCTGCAATGGGGCGTGGAAGATGCGCTCTACAAGCTGCAGGACAGCCTGGACGAACTGCTGCGCAACTTCCCCAACAAATGGGTAGGCAAGGCGCTGCGCCTGGTGATCATGCCCTTCGGCCGCCCCGTGAGCCGCCCCAGCGACAAGCTGGACTACAAGGTCGCCACCCTGCTGCAACAGCCGTCCGACGTCCGTACCCGCCTGGGCCAAAGCCAGTACCTGACCCGCGTCGACAACAACGTCGTGGGCATGCTGGAACAGACCCTGGAAGACGTGCTGGCCGTCGAGCCCCTGTTCAACAAGGTCGCCAAGGCCACGGATCCCAAGCGTCTCTTCTGGCGCCTGGACAAGGTAGCCGAGGAAGGCCTGGATCTGGGCCTCATCAGCGAGGAAGAAGCAGCCCTGCTCAACCGCGCCGAAGCCGGCCGCCTGCGCGCCATCAACGTCGACGACTTCGATCCCCTCTACCTGGCCGCCAACAAGGAGCTGGTCCAGAAGGAGCGCAAAGCCGCCGGCAAGGCCGCCTGA
- the azu gene encoding azurin, translated as MKKAILGVLLALGSTAAWADDCAATIEANDAMQYNLKEMTVPASCKSFTVTLKHVGKLPKNTMGHDWVLSKTADYQALAMAGAQAGLDKNYLPEGDARVLAATPIIGGGEETSVTVDVNKLDKGGDYSFFCSFPGHFAVMNGKFILK; from the coding sequence GTGAAAAAAGCGATTCTCGGAGTACTGTTGGCCCTCGGCAGCACCGCCGCCTGGGCGGACGATTGCGCCGCCACCATCGAAGCCAACGACGCCATGCAGTACAACCTCAAGGAAATGACGGTGCCGGCCAGCTGTAAGAGCTTCACCGTGACCCTCAAGCACGTCGGCAAGCTGCCCAAGAACACCATGGGCCACGACTGGGTACTGTCCAAGACCGCCGACTACCAGGCCCTGGCCATGGCCGGCGCCCAGGCAGGCCTCGACAAGAATTACCTGCCCGAAGGGGACGCCAGGGTGCTGGCCGCCACCCCCATCATCGGCGGTGGTGAAGAGACCTCGGTAACAGTGGACGTCAACAAGCTGGACAAGGGCGGCGACTACAGCTTCTTCTGCTCCTTCCCCGGCCACTTCGCGGTGATGAACGGCAAGTTCATCCTCAAATAA
- a CDS encoding NAD(P)-dependent alcohol dehydrogenase: protein MAQAKGYAAQSTTSPLAPFNFERRELRADDVAIDIDYCGVCHSDIHTAENDWGGSVYPVVPGHEIVGHVTAVGDKVTRFKVGDIVGVGCLVDSCKDCQACNAGLEQYCLNGFVGTYNGKDKIDGTITFGGYSDKIVVNERFVLSVPKALDPAAAAPILCAGITTYSPLKHFGVKAGHKVGVLGMGGLGHMGVKFAKAMGAEVTIFTRSESKVAEAHKQGADHVVISTDPAQMAAAAGQFDFLLDTIPVQHDLNPYLACLKYDGVHILVGLIEPMEPPVHAANLVLKRRIIAGSLIGGLPETQEVLDFCAEHGISCDVEMLDIQNINQAYERMKKGDVKYRFVIDMASLKKGA, encoded by the coding sequence ATGGCACAAGCTAAAGGTTACGCGGCCCAGTCCACCACCAGCCCCCTGGCCCCTTTCAACTTCGAGCGCCGTGAACTGCGCGCCGACGACGTGGCCATCGACATCGACTACTGCGGCGTCTGCCATTCCGACATCCACACCGCCGAGAACGACTGGGGCGGCTCCGTCTACCCCGTGGTGCCGGGCCACGAGATCGTCGGCCACGTCACCGCCGTGGGCGACAAGGTGACCCGCTTCAAAGTCGGCGACATCGTCGGCGTCGGCTGCCTGGTGGACTCGTGCAAAGACTGCCAGGCCTGTAACGCTGGCCTGGAGCAGTACTGCCTGAACGGTTTCGTCGGCACCTACAACGGCAAGGACAAGATTGACGGCACCATCACCTTCGGCGGCTATAGTGACAAGATTGTCGTCAATGAGCGCTTCGTGCTGTCCGTACCCAAGGCCCTGGACCCGGCCGCCGCCGCCCCCATCCTCTGCGCCGGTATCACCACCTACTCGCCCCTCAAGCATTTCGGCGTCAAGGCCGGCCACAAGGTCGGGGTGCTGGGCATGGGCGGCCTCGGCCACATGGGGGTCAAGTTCGCCAAGGCCATGGGCGCCGAGGTCACCATCTTCACCCGCTCCGAGAGCAAGGTGGCCGAGGCCCACAAGCAAGGGGCCGACCATGTGGTGATAAGCACCGATCCGGCCCAGATGGCGGCGGCCGCCGGCCAGTTCGACTTCCTGCTCGACACCATACCGGTGCAGCACGACCTCAACCCCTACCTGGCCTGCCTCAAGTACGACGGCGTGCACATACTGGTGGGCCTCATCGAGCCCATGGAGCCCCCCGTCCATGCCGCCAACCTGGTGCTCAAGCGCCGCATCATCGCCGGCTCCCTGATCGGCGGCCTGCCGGAAACCCAGGAAGTGCTGGATTTCTGCGCCGAGCACGGCATCAGCTGTGACGTGGAGATGCTGGATATCCAGAACATCAACCAGGCCTATGAGCGGATGAAGAAAGGGGACGTCAAGTACCGCTTCGTCATCGACATGGCCAGCCTCAAGAAAGGCGCCTGA
- a CDS encoding AraC family transcriptional regulator encodes MVELMKPLMVGAQSSMAAMPVAALPEVVLFSCHQQMPRAPLIYQPSLILIAQGHKVGYLGDREIHYGPGNYLVQTLPLPFECETFASPQLPLLGLSVRIDPVMLAELVGESGPVQDLGSPSPMASVAMTPAMEGAAIRLLECLQDERDVRVLGKGRVRELIYQALKGEQGPALRALVQGQGHYARIVQVLTLMNNKLDEEFKVEQLAGQANMSLSSFHQHFKDVTQSSPLQYLKRLRLLKAQLLLSQDSLNVGQTAAAVGYGSVNQFSRDYKRYFGTSPNNERRSA; translated from the coding sequence ATGGTCGAACTGATGAAGCCGCTGATGGTGGGTGCCCAATCCTCCATGGCGGCGATGCCTGTAGCGGCCCTGCCCGAGGTGGTGCTGTTCAGCTGCCACCAGCAGATGCCAAGGGCGCCCCTCATCTACCAGCCGAGTCTTATCCTCATCGCCCAGGGCCACAAGGTGGGCTACCTGGGGGACAGGGAGATCCACTATGGGCCAGGCAACTACCTGGTGCAGACGCTGCCGCTGCCCTTCGAGTGCGAGACCTTCGCCAGCCCACAGCTGCCGCTGCTGGGGCTGTCGGTGCGCATCGATCCCGTGATGCTGGCCGAACTGGTGGGAGAGAGCGGCCCTGTGCAGGACTTGGGCAGCCCCAGTCCCATGGCGTCGGTGGCCATGACCCCGGCCATGGAAGGGGCCGCCATCCGGCTGCTGGAATGCCTGCAAGACGAGCGGGACGTCCGGGTGCTGGGCAAGGGGCGGGTGCGGGAGCTTATCTACCAGGCCCTCAAGGGCGAGCAGGGGCCGGCTTTGCGGGCCCTGGTACAGGGCCAGGGCCATTATGCCCGCATCGTCCAGGTGCTGACATTGATGAACAACAAGCTGGACGAGGAATTCAAGGTGGAGCAGCTGGCCGGCCAGGCCAACATGAGCCTGTCCAGCTTCCACCAGCACTTCAAGGACGTCACCCAAAGCTCGCCGCTCCAATACCTGAAAAGGCTGCGGCTGCTCAAGGCCCAGCTGCTGCTGAGCCAGGACAGTCTCAACGTCGGCCAGACGGCAGCGGCCGTGGGCTATGGCTCCGTCAACCAGTTCAGCCGCGACTACAAGCGCTACTTCGGGACCAGCCCCAACAACGAGCGGCGTAGCGCCTGA
- a CDS encoding efflux RND transporter permease subunit, translating to MPRFFIDRPIFAWVIALLIMLAGAMAIARLPVAQYPSIAPPTVTITANYPGASAKTVEDGVTQVIEQQMNGIDGLNYMSATSNSNGQATITLTFSSDTNPDIAQVQVQNKLQLATALLPEEVQRQGITVTKSVRNFLMVVAFVSEDGSMDKSDISDYVTSSIKEPLSRVRGVGELQVFGAQYAMRVWLNPYQLKQYNLTSSDVITAIRAQNAQVSAGQLGGTPAVEGQELNATVTAQSRLQTPEQFRNILLRTAQGGANVYLKDVARVEMGSENYGFTTHFNGQQATGLGIRLATGANALDTAEAVNAKIKELSQFFPAGLKAVVPYDTTPFVKLSIEGVVHTLIEAVALVFLIMYLFLQNLRATLIPTIAVPVVLLGTFAVLSAFGYSINTLTMFAMVLAIGLLVDDAIVVVENVERVMSEEGLSPLEAARRSMDQITGALVAIGLVLSAVFVPMAFMTGSTGVIYRQFSVTIVSAMALSVLVALVLTPALCATLLKPIEKGHMISEKGFFGWFNRWFERRTQNYRSSVAAILKRGFRFMLVYGVIVATVGWLFTRTPSSFLPDEDQGVLFVQVQLPEGSTQQQTAKVFKQVEDYFQTKEKDNVYSVLTVGGFSFAGQGQNMGIAFVKLKDWSERTAPGSDVKSVAGRAMGAFSQIKGAMVFAFVPPAVLELGTANGFDMYLQDRNAQGHDKLMAARNQLLGMASQEPGLVAVRPNGQGDKSEYKVDIDHAKAGALGVSVADINSVLTTAWGGTYVNDFIDRGRVKKVYVQGDAPYRMQPEDINRWYVRNNQGEMVPFGAFSQGHWSYGSPQLQRYNGLPAVEIQGAAAPGRSSGEAMAKMEELVKKLPTGFGLEWTGLSFQEKEAGNQAPMLYSLSILVVFLCLAALYESWSIPFAILLVIPLGVLGTLVATDIRGLTNDIYFQVALLTIIGLGAKNAILIVEFAKNMFEEGKGLVEATLEAVRMRLRPILMTSFAFGLGVLPLAISNGAGSGSQNAVGTGVLGGMVASTALGIFFAPLFFVLVERLAHRLQKKDYKP from the coding sequence ATGCCACGTTTTTTCATAGACAGGCCCATCTTCGCCTGGGTGATAGCCCTGCTGATCATGCTGGCCGGGGCCATGGCCATTGCCCGCCTGCCGGTGGCCCAGTACCCGAGCATAGCGCCGCCGACCGTGACCATCACCGCCAACTACCCCGGAGCCTCGGCCAAGACGGTGGAAGACGGCGTGACCCAGGTCATAGAGCAGCAGATGAACGGCATCGACGGCCTCAACTACATGTCGGCCACCTCCAACTCCAACGGCCAGGCCACCATTACCCTGACCTTCAGCTCTGACACCAACCCGGACATCGCCCAGGTGCAGGTGCAGAACAAGCTGCAGCTGGCCACGGCCTTGTTGCCGGAAGAGGTGCAACGCCAGGGCATTACGGTCACCAAGTCGGTGCGTAACTTCCTGATGGTGGTGGCTTTCGTCTCTGAAGACGGCTCCATGGACAAGAGCGACATCTCCGATTACGTCACCTCCTCCATCAAGGAGCCCCTGAGCCGGGTCCGCGGCGTCGGTGAGCTGCAGGTGTTCGGTGCCCAGTACGCCATGCGCGTCTGGCTCAACCCCTACCAGCTCAAGCAGTACAACCTGACCAGCAGCGACGTCATCACCGCCATCCGCGCCCAGAACGCCCAGGTGTCCGCCGGCCAGTTGGGGGGCACCCCGGCCGTGGAAGGCCAGGAGCTGAACGCCACCGTCACGGCCCAGAGCCGGCTCCAGACCCCTGAGCAGTTCAGGAACATCCTGCTGCGCACCGCCCAAGGCGGTGCCAACGTCTACCTCAAGGACGTGGCCAGGGTGGAGATGGGCTCCGAGAACTACGGCTTTACCACCCACTTCAACGGCCAGCAGGCCACTGGCCTCGGTATCCGCCTGGCCACGGGCGCCAACGCCCTGGACACGGCAGAAGCCGTCAACGCCAAGATCAAGGAACTGTCCCAGTTCTTCCCCGCCGGCCTCAAGGCGGTGGTGCCCTATGACACCACGCCTTTCGTCAAGCTCTCCATCGAAGGGGTGGTCCATACCCTCATCGAGGCGGTGGCCCTGGTGTTCCTCATCATGTACCTGTTCCTGCAGAACCTGAGGGCGACCCTGATCCCCACCATAGCGGTGCCCGTGGTGCTGCTGGGCACCTTCGCCGTGCTGTCCGCCTTCGGTTACTCCATCAACACCCTGACCATGTTCGCCATGGTGCTGGCCATAGGCCTGCTGGTGGACGACGCCATAGTGGTGGTGGAAAACGTGGAGCGGGTGATGAGCGAGGAAGGGCTCTCGCCCCTGGAAGCAGCGAGGCGCTCCATGGACCAGATCACCGGCGCCCTGGTGGCCATAGGCCTGGTGCTGTCGGCCGTGTTCGTGCCCATGGCCTTCATGACCGGCTCCACCGGGGTCATCTACCGCCAGTTCTCGGTGACCATCGTCTCGGCCATGGCCCTGTCGGTGCTGGTGGCCCTGGTGCTGACCCCGGCGCTGTGCGCCACCCTGCTCAAGCCCATCGAAAAGGGCCACATGATCAGCGAGAAGGGCTTCTTCGGCTGGTTCAACCGCTGGTTCGAGCGCCGTACCCAGAACTACCGCAGTAGCGTCGCCGCCATCCTCAAGCGCGGCTTCCGCTTCATGCTGGTCTACGGCGTGATAGTGGCCACTGTAGGCTGGCTCTTCACCCGCACCCCCAGCTCCTTCCTGCCCGACGAGGACCAGGGCGTGCTCTTCGTGCAGGTGCAGTTGCCGGAAGGCTCCACCCAGCAGCAGACGGCCAAGGTCTTCAAGCAGGTGGAGGACTACTTCCAGACCAAGGAGAAGGACAACGTCTACTCTGTGCTGACCGTCGGCGGCTTCAGCTTCGCCGGCCAGGGCCAGAACATGGGTATCGCCTTCGTCAAGCTCAAAGACTGGAGCGAGCGCACGGCCCCGGGCAGCGACGTCAAGTCCGTCGCCGGCCGGGCCATGGGCGCCTTCTCCCAAATAAAAGGCGCCATGGTGTTCGCCTTCGTGCCCCCGGCCGTGCTGGAGCTGGGCACCGCCAACGGCTTCGACATGTACCTGCAGGACCGCAACGCCCAGGGCCATGACAAGTTGATGGCGGCCCGCAACCAACTGCTGGGCATGGCCTCCCAGGAGCCCGGCCTGGTGGCGGTGCGCCCCAACGGCCAGGGTGACAAGAGCGAGTACAAGGTCGACATCGACCACGCCAAGGCCGGTGCCCTGGGGGTCAGCGTCGCCGACATCAACTCGGTGCTGACCACCGCCTGGGGCGGCACCTACGTCAACGATTTCATCGACCGCGGCCGCGTCAAGAAGGTCTATGTCCAGGGCGACGCCCCCTACCGGATGCAGCCCGAGGACATCAACCGCTGGTACGTGCGCAACAACCAGGGTGAGATGGTGCCCTTTGGCGCCTTCAGCCAGGGCCACTGGAGCTACGGCTCGCCGCAGCTGCAGCGCTACAACGGCCTGCCGGCCGTGGAGATCCAGGGCGCCGCTGCCCCTGGCCGCAGTTCGGGCGAAGCCATGGCCAAGATGGAAGAGCTGGTCAAGAAGCTGCCCACCGGCTTCGGCCTGGAGTGGACAGGCCTGTCCTTCCAGGAAAAGGAAGCGGGCAACCAGGCCCCCATGCTCTACAGCCTGTCTATCCTGGTGGTCTTCCTCTGCCTGGCGGCCCTCTATGAGAGCTGGTCCATCCCCTTCGCCATACTGCTGGTGATACCGCTGGGCGTACTCGGCACCCTGGTGGCCACCGATATCCGCGGCCTGACCAACGACATCTACTTCCAGGTGGCGCTGCTGACCATCATAGGCCTCGGCGCCAAGAACGCCATCCTGATAGTGGAGTTCGCCAAGAACATGTTCGAGGAAGGCAAGGGCCTGGTGGAGGCGACCCTGGAGGCGGTGCGGATGCGTTTGAGGCCCATCCTGATGACCTCCTTCGCCTTTGGCCTGGGGGTGTTGCCGCTCGCCATCAGCAACGGCGCCGGCTCCGGCAGCCAGAACGCCGTCGGCACAGGGGTGCTGGGGGGCATGGTGGCTTCCACGGCGCTGGGGATCTTCTTCGCCCCGCTCTTCTTCGTGCTGGTGGAGCGCCTTGCCCACCGCCTGCAGAAGAAGGACTACAAGCCCTGA
- a CDS encoding acyl carrier protein, whose protein sequence is MKDKAALAEEVRRQLKHIAPDVEPDELGPDQDMRDELDLDSMDFLRLLEALSKSVGVAIPEADYAKVTTLAKMVDYLAAHQP, encoded by the coding sequence ATGAAAGACAAAGCCGCCCTGGCCGAGGAAGTGCGCCGCCAGCTCAAGCACATAGCCCCGGACGTGGAGCCGGACGAACTGGGCCCGGACCAGGACATGCGCGACGAGCTGGATCTCGACTCCATGGACTTCCTGCGGCTGCTCGAAGCCCTGTCGAAATCGGTGGGGGTGGCCATCCCCGAGGCGGACTACGCCAAGGTCACCACCCTCGCCAAGATGGTGGACTACCTCGCCGCCCACCAGCCATGA
- a CDS encoding efflux RND transporter periplasmic adaptor subunit: MGQHRSAVLALALATLMGCSPAKQEAKAARPPQQVGVMTVKAQPIDLTTELPGRTSAFLEAQIRPQIDGVIQKRLFTEGGTVQAGQPLYQIDPAPFEAALASAKASLARAQASAHSKELTFKRYQNLVKTHYVSQQDLDDAEAAYKLALADIKVAEAAVKTSEINLGYTQVKSPITGHIGKSFVTAGALVTKNQDQALALVQQLDPIYVDLTQSSAELLALKAKLAKGDLQRAPQAKVTLTLEDGSTYDQTGTLEFSEVNVDEGTGSVTLRALFPNPDGKLLPGMFVRAQAVTGTDDKAILVPQKGVSRNAKGEASVLVVDAANKVEARPVVTEEAVGNQWRVTSGLKAGDKVILDGLQKVRPGAPVTTVEASDH, from the coding sequence ATGGGACAACACAGAAGCGCGGTATTGGCATTAGCGCTGGCCACCTTGATGGGGTGCAGCCCCGCCAAGCAGGAAGCAAAGGCGGCAAGGCCCCCCCAGCAGGTGGGTGTCATGACAGTCAAGGCCCAGCCCATTGACCTCACCACCGAGCTGCCAGGCCGCACCAGCGCCTTCCTCGAAGCCCAGATCCGCCCGCAAATAGACGGCGTTATCCAAAAACGCCTCTTCACCGAGGGCGGCACCGTGCAGGCAGGCCAGCCTCTTTACCAGATAGATCCGGCCCCCTTCGAGGCGGCCCTGGCCTCGGCCAAGGCCAGCCTGGCCCGGGCCCAGGCCAGTGCCCACAGCAAGGAGCTGACCTTCAAGCGCTACCAGAACCTGGTCAAGACCCACTACGTCAGCCAGCAGGATCTCGATGACGCCGAGGCCGCCTACAAGCTGGCCCTGGCCGACATCAAGGTCGCCGAAGCGGCGGTCAAGACCAGCGAGATCAACCTCGGCTACACCCAGGTCAAATCCCCCATCACAGGCCACATCGGCAAGTCCTTCGTGACCGCCGGCGCCCTGGTCACCAAGAACCAGGACCAGGCCCTGGCCCTGGTGCAGCAGCTGGACCCCATCTACGTGGACCTCACCCAGTCCAGCGCCGAACTGTTGGCCCTCAAGGCCAAGCTGGCCAAGGGCGACCTCCAGCGGGCTCCCCAGGCCAAGGTGACCCTGACCCTGGAAGACGGCTCCACCTATGACCAGACAGGTACCTTGGAATTCTCCGAGGTCAACGTCGACGAGGGCACCGGCTCCGTGACGCTGCGGGCTCTCTTCCCCAACCCGGACGGCAAGCTGCTGCCCGGCATGTTCGTGCGCGCCCAGGCCGTCACCGGCACCGACGACAAGGCGATACTGGTGCCCCAGAAAGGGGTCAGCCGCAACGCCAAGGGCGAGGCCTCTGTGCTGGTGGTGGACGCCGCCAACAAGGTCGAAGCGCGCCCCGTGGTCACCGAAGAAGCCGTCGGTAACCAATGGCGGGTAACGAGCGGCCTCAAGGCGGGCGACAAGGTCATATTGGACGGGCTGCAGAAGGTCCGTCCCGGCGCCCCCGTCACCACAGTCGAAGCCAGCGACCATTAA
- the lpcA gene encoding D-sedoheptulose 7-phosphate isomerase, with protein MELKEIVRQQLTEAAAVLAAFHQDEAQLDAVAKAAELLAASFKAGGKVISCGNGGSHCDAMHFAEELTGRFRDNRPGLPAIAISDVSHLSCVGNDYGFDFVFSRYVEAVGREGDLLFGLSTSGNSANIIKAVEAARAKGMKVILLTGKDGGKLAGAADVEVRVPHFGYADRIQEIHIKVIHSIILMVEKLMA; from the coding sequence ATGGAATTGAAAGAGATAGTGCGCCAGCAGCTTACCGAGGCGGCAGCGGTGCTGGCAGCCTTCCACCAGGACGAGGCACAACTGGACGCCGTGGCCAAGGCGGCCGAACTGTTGGCGGCCAGTTTCAAGGCCGGCGGCAAGGTGATTTCCTGCGGCAACGGTGGCTCCCACTGTGACGCCATGCATTTTGCCGAGGAGCTGACCGGGCGCTTTCGCGACAACAGGCCGGGCCTGCCGGCCATCGCCATCTCCGATGTCAGCCACCTGTCCTGTGTCGGCAACGACTACGGCTTCGACTTCGTCTTCTCCCGTTACGTCGAAGCGGTGGGCCGGGAAGGGGACCTGCTTTTCGGCCTCTCCACCTCGGGGAATTCCGCCAACATCATCAAGGCGGTGGAGGCGGCCAGGGCCAAGGGCATGAAGGTGATCCTCTTGACCGGCAAGGACGGCGGCAAACTGGCCGGCGCGGCCGACGTGGAAGTGCGGGTGCCGCATTTCGGCTATGCCGATCGCATCCAGGAGATCCACATCAAGGTGATCCACTCCATCATACTGATGGTGGAAAAGCTGATGGCCTGA